In Cynocephalus volans isolate mCynVol1 chromosome 16, mCynVol1.pri, whole genome shotgun sequence, the following proteins share a genomic window:
- the LOC134364492 gene encoding serine/arginine repetitive matrix protein 1-like: MKPSPELRAPRCEPQSPACGGGDTPAPPLGSRTSPAPGATPAPSPSQAVPRGTFLATLSPLPGRPGARPPGEAGEEGSGRQRRGRSLRVPAPRHKAPGPTRDTCFDPARRAGGASRPRSRLSPKPSLPLLGLPPLPGARRGHEIKSWRRGPGGGGGPGSSARPLTRAPGSSPGPSGALSEADHRRQRRRPAGRPRGRDGRRAPLRREQCPGRRLAGISHSGSRAASRLLAAFRVEGGRQAANGDPVGGRAGGAAHPPPSCTARLPAPLRGARGSSPLRAPPHKSKHTRAPPHTPARSTAHTRTRPRSTAHTRTRSRSVAHTRTHPRTPALHRANPHTPAHARTRPRSTAHTRANPYTPALHRTHPRIPAFHRTGPRSTAHTRTSPRSTAHARAPPHTPALHRAHPRKSAHARARPRSTAHTRTRPRSTAHTRANPHTSALARAPPHTPALVRAPPRTPTHTRAHPHTPTRPTPTPAAPPGMRRQADPFGRPLRPTSPADVCGALSVCQARGSARGNHPENRTGF, translated from the exons ATGAAGCCCTCGCCGGAGCTGCGCGCGCCTCGCTGTGAGCCTCAGTCTCCAGCCTGCGGCGGCGGTGACACCCCCGCGCCACCTCTCGGCTCTCGCACCTCCCCGGCCCCCGGGGCCACCCCCGCCCCTTCCCCGAGCCAGGCGGTCCCCAGAGGCACATTCCTGGCGACTCTCTCTCCGTTACCCGGCCGACCAGGCGCGCGGCCGCCCGGGGaagcaggggaggaagggagcgGCCGACAGAGGCGCGGCCGCTCGCTTCGGGTCCCCGCGCCCCGACACAAAGCGCCCGGCCCGACCCGCGACACCTGTTTCGACCCGGCCCGCAGAGCTGGCGGCGCCTCCCGGCCGCGGTCCCGCTTGTCCCCCAAGCCAAGTTTACCCCTCCTTGGCCTTCCTCCGCTGCCCGGGGCGCGCCGCGGCCACGAAATCAAAAGCTGGCGGCGGggcccggggggcggggggggaccGGGGAGCAGCGCGCGGCCACTCACCCGGGCGCCCGGGAGCTCCCCGGGTCCCTCCGGAGCGCTGTCGGAGGCCGACCATAGGCGCCAGCGTAGAAGACCAGCCGGGCG ACCCCGCGGCCGCGACGGTCGCCGAGCCCCTCTGCGGAGGGAACAATGTCCCGGGCGTCGGCTGGCCGGGATCTCCCACTCCGGCTCCCGAGCAGCCTCCAGGCTCCTCGCCGCCTTCCGGGTGGAGGGCGGCCGGCAGGCGGCCAATGGGGACCCCGTGGGCGGGCGGGCTGGCGGCGCGGCCCACCCACCTCCGAGCTGCACGGCCCGCCTGCCTGCGCCTCTGCGCGGCGCTCGCGGCTCCTCCCCGCTCCGCGCTCCGCCGCACAAGTCCAAGCACACCCGCGCTCCACCGCACACGCCCGCGCGCTCCACCGCGCACACCCGCACACGCCCGCGCTCCACGGCGCACACCCGCACTCGCTCGCGCTCCGTCGCGCACACCCGCACACACCCGCGCACACCCGCACTCCACCGAGCAAACCCGCACACGCCCGCTCACGCCCGCACTCGCCCGCGCTCCACCGCACACACCCGCGCAAATCCGTACACGCCCGCGCTCCACCGCACACATCCGCGCATACCTGCGTTCCACCGCACAGGCCCGCGCTCCACCGCACACACCCGCACAAGCCCGCGCTCCACCGCACACGCCCGCGCTCCACCGCACACGCCCGCGCTCCACCGCGCACACCCGCGCAAATCCGCACACGCCCGCGCTCGCCCGCGCTCCACCGCACACACCCGCACACGCCCGCGCTCCACCGCGCACACCCGCGCAAATCCGCACACGTCCGCGCTCGCCCGCGCTCCACCGCACACACCCGCACTCGTTCGCGCTCCACCGCGCACGCCCACACACACCCGCGCACACCCGCACACGCCCACCCGCCCCACACCCACGCCGGCCGCCCCGCCTGGGATGCGTCGCCAAGCCGACCCCTTCGGCCGACCCCTTCGGCCGACTTCTCCCGCGGATGTGTGCGGGGCGCTCAGCGTTTGTCAGGCACGGGGCTCGGCCCGGGGCAATCACCCAGAAAACAGAACAGGGTTCTAA